The Elusimicrobiota bacterium sequence CAGGTAATTACTTCCTCATTGTAGACCAGTTGCAGGCACAGGAACCGTCAAAGTTTGAATGTTTATTCCATAAAGATAAGGATGCTGTCCTGAAAACCCGGGGTGATGGGTTTAGTATCAACAAAAAAGTTGCGGGTGTGGATATAAAAATTCTTGAACCCAAAGGTGTTAACCTGGAAACAACTGTATTCCCCGGTGCGGAACGCTATGGCGAGTATATGGTAGTAAGTAATAAACAAAATACCGAAGAACTTGTTTTTGTTACGTTGATGGTTCCGTATATTATAGGTTCTACGGAGATTGTAAAAGTTGTGCTAGAGAAATGCGTTACAACCGAGGAGTACGCAGCTTTTGAGCTTAAGTCCGGTGAGAATAAGGATTATGTACTGCTTAACTTTAAGCCTGCGGGTGAGGTTGTTACACAAGAGAGTATTATGTGTGATGGGAATAATGCGTATGTTCAACTGGACAAAAATGGAAATCTAACTAAATGCGTGATGGTCAACGGTAAGAAACTGATATTTGAAAAAATTGTGATGGTTATATTTACAGTCCCGCGGTGTTCGATATCTCTGAATAATACACCCCGAGGGGTGGAGGGCGGGTTTAGCCTTCCGGAGAATACCGGGGTACAGGTGTTTCTCCCAAACCTTAAAGAATTCCGGGTTGGTAATGATAAAATTGACTTAATTAAAATGTATGATAAACGCAGCGGGATATTAACATTATCCCTGCCATCCGGGGAACATAGTTTTTCTGGTATATATAATGAATAAATGGTAATAAATATTTTTTTATAAGGAGAGTTAACTAAAATGAAGAACGCGTATCTCGGGATTATTAACCGTTACCGCAAGTATTTACCCGTGGATGATAACACGCCGGTAGTGACCCTGTACGAAGGTAATACAGCGTTGATTGAAGCTAAGAATATATCAAAAAAATTGTTTAACAATGCAGTACGCGTATTTCTTAAATGCGAAGGGTTTAATCCTACAGGATCGTTTAAGGACCGCGGGATGACACTTGCAATCTCAAAAGCTGTGGAGGAAGGGAGTAAAGCTGTTATCTGTGCATCAACAGGGAATACATCGGCATCCGCAGCAGCGTATTCCGCTGTGGCTGGGCTTAAATGCGCAGTATTGATACCCTCGGGTGCGATTGCTCTGGGGAAACTGTCCCAAGCTTTAATGCACGGGGCGGTGGTTGTGCCGGTGGATGGGAATTTTGATGTCGCTCTTACAATGGTACGCGAGATTGTGAAGAAGTATCCTTTAACCTTGGTTAATTCACTTAACCCATACCGTATTGAAGGACAAAAAACCGGTGCGTTTGAAATTGTAGATTTTTTAACGAGTTATATCGATGAAGGTGTAAATATATTCCCGGATTACCAGTTTATGCCCGTAGGGAATGCCGGGAATATTACAGCATACTGGAAAGGGTATAAGGAATACCAAAAGTTGTTTGGGTTACCGATAACACAGTTACCTAAGATGATGGGGTACCAGGCAGCGGGTTCCGCGCCGATAGTTATAGGTAAGCCCGTAGAGAAACCGGAAACACTGGCTACAGCGA is a genomic window containing:
- the thrC gene encoding threonine synthase; translated protein: MKNAYLGIINRYRKYLPVDDNTPVVTLYEGNTALIEAKNISKKLFNNAVRVFLKCEGFNPTGSFKDRGMTLAISKAVEEGSKAVICASTGNTSASAAAYSAVAGLKCAVLIPSGAIALGKLSQALMHGAVVVPVDGNFDVALTMVREIVKKYPLTLVNSLNPYRIEGQKTGAFEIVDFLTSYIDEGVNIFPDYQFMPVGNAGNITAYWKGYKEYQKLFGLPITQLPKMMGYQAAGSAPIVIGKPVEKPETLATAIRIGNPASWKQAVDARDESGGVIEAVTDDEIVEAYKLLAGSEGVFCEPASAASVAGLIKKSKDGYFKAVPEKQRGKKKSVPIAVCILTGHGLKDPERAIKSTAVDLKPVKPDIDAIIKAIGL